A stretch of Lepisosteus oculatus isolate fLepOcu1 chromosome 11, fLepOcu1.hap2, whole genome shotgun sequence DNA encodes these proteins:
- the nipal3 gene encoding NIPA-like protein 3, producing MEVAHDADVILKQVQTFQDSGKESSYTENLIGTLLAIFGNLLISISLSVQKYAHVHLAGTKEPQPFYHTKTWWLGLVLSFLGEVGIFVAYAFAPVSLVAPLNAVSVIASSILGFIFLREKWKFKEFLRRYILSFLGCALTVVGTYLFVTFGPNTHEKLTADNIIKHVIGWPFLLYLLLEIIAFCFLLFFYKQRKAVFLVVILLLVALLGSMTVITVKAVSGMIVLTAQGSMQLNYPIFYVMLVCMVTTAVFQATFLTQASHLYESSLIASVNYILSTSFSVSAGAIFYLEFNHEDVLHICMFLLGCLIAFLGVFLITRNRKKSKAFEPYVTMDVMQGLPTIHDKGRAIQPDYNGSFSYGALVNNDNVTPATLPVLQEQLRSAAVPYRVSDLKKE from the exons atggaagtgGCACACGACGCCGACGTCATACTCAAGCAAGTACAAACTTTCCAGGATTCTGGGAAGGAATCCTCTTACACG GAGAATCTCATTGGAACGTTGCTAGCTATATTCGGAAACCTCCTCATCAGTATTTCACTGAGTGTGCAG AAATACGCCCACGTGCATCTTGCTGGGACAAAGGAGCCACAGCCTTTTTACCACACCAAGACATGGTGGCTTGGACTGGTGCTCTCGTTCCTCGGAGAAGTGGGCATCTTCGTGGCATACGCCTTCGCTCCAGTCTCGCTGGTGGCGCCTCTCAACGCTGTGTCTGTCATAg CAAGTTCGATTTTAGGATTCATCTTtcttagggagaaatggaaattCAAGGAATTTCTAA GACGCTATATCTTATCCTTTTTAGGCTGTGCCTTGACAGTGGTGGGGACCTACCTGTTTGTAACATTTGGGCCCAACACTCATGAGAAACTGACTGCAGATAATATAATAAAGCATGTCATAGGCTGGCCATTCCTTTTGTATTTG CTTCTGGAAATCATCGCTTTCTGcttcctgttatttttttacaagcaAAGGAAAGCAGTTTTCCTTGTAGTTATTCTCCTGCTGGTAGCATTGCTAG GCTCCATGACCGTTATTACAGTTAAGGCAGTGTCTGGCATGATTGTTCTCACAGCACAAGGAAGCATGCAACTGAACTACCCCATCTTCTACGTCATGCTTGTGTGCATGGTGACGACGGCTGTATTTCAGGCAAC ATTCCTGACTCAAGCCTCACATCTATACGAATCCTCACTGATTGCCAGTGTGAATTATATTTTGTCAACGTCTTTTTCTGTCTCGGCTG GAGCAATATTTTACTTGGAATTTAACCATGAAGATGTACTGCACATTTGCATGTTTTTGTtagg ATGCTTAATTGCCTTTTTAGGCGTCTTCTTAATCACCAGGAACAGGAAGAAGTCGAAGGCTTTTGAACCCTATGTGACAATGGATGTCATGCAAG GCCTCCCAACTATACATGATAAGGGACGGGCTATTCAACCTGACTACAATGGCTCTTTCTCCTATGGTGCCCTGGTGAACAATGACAATGTCACTCCTGCCACTCTCCCTGTCCTGCAGGAGCAGCTCAGGTCTGCTGCAGTTCCATACAGGGTGTCTGACCTCAAAAAGGAATGA